DNA sequence from the Candida dubliniensis CD36 chromosome 5, complete sequence genome:
GAATATACTGATTCACTTTTCAAAACCGTTAAACTTTGTTCTCTTGATACCAATATTTCATGAGTATTAGGATGAATTTTCCCATTACataatttttgataaatttcatCTGTAAAAGTTTTCCCACAACAATTTTCAAGTAAagtttcatcatcataatcatctaCTTCCCTATTATTTTGAGGATATTCATTTAAGGTTgttaatttttgatttgttggatcaaatactttttgaaattggaatGCTAAATTGGCAAGTTTAACTTCATCAATGAAATTATCGGGGATTTTTTTCCCCATTGATCTTAAGGCAATCAATACTTTggtgaaattattatattttcttACTAATTGGAAAGCAGTTCTTAACCCAATACCAGGAACTCCTTTAGTATAATCACAACCAGAAAGCATAGCAACTAATCTTAATTGTTCCatattatattgattcaagtaaggaatttcttttactttatcaaatttatcacGATTTATTTCAACACAAGTCCCAtcatcttttaattttgtaattaatttcttacaaccaaatattaataaatcagaATCTTCACTTAATATCCCATCAACAACTCCCATTTTTTCTAAATAAACCATTTGAGGATCAGCTTCATATGGAGCaacaatatatttaatgGAAAGATTATCTAATTCACACATTACTGATTTTGCCATTTGTGAAGTAACATAAGCGGCTTTCATATATTGTTTATAAGctaatttttgattattagcagcaatatatttttcagCCAATTCTTTAGCTTCTTGACGTTTCAATTGACGCTCTCGATTAGTTTCTTGCTTTGTCGGTAATGATGCTCCatcaaatacaaaatatGGAGTTATACCAAAATGATTCaacatttgaattttatttaatatcGCTGTAAcatattttcttgttggttTGCCTAAACATAATTCTTCAGCACATGAAACTAATGCTCTATGTAACCAACCATAAGTATCAATAGCTAATGTTTGACCTCGATATCGTTCTAATGAACAAGGATCTTgtatttctttcaatacTTGTAATAGTCCATTAACCCCCATTGTAAGAAGAATGCTTAAATATTCACAAATAACAAGCAGATAAACGAATGAAAGTATTAGAAATAAACAACTAAGATGAAGTTGTGGTGATAGATAAAGGAAGTActtgctgttgttgctgttgatagaaaggaaaaagtttactgttgttgtgatGAGAAGAAACTTTGTTctgtttatattttattttcaccACGAACGACCGTCGACAAGGAGAAGAGGTTGTCGTAGTATTGTGACACGAATGAGTTTTGATTCCTACGCGACGCGCGACGGCACAAACTGACGCGTGTGAACAGCAATACAACACAATATACAATGAATATGTTTGTGTATATTTTAATACAGGTTGTAAGActtttatatatatgtacTCTTTACTTTTTACTTTTTACTTCtagttattattagaaccaccaattgaaattgaaaaatgtaAACCATCCTTAATACCAGCAGTATTAGTATTACCATCATTAGTAAATCCTAATCGTTTACTAAAATAATatccaatatcaaaattagcccaattattaaaatatttcaatcCAAAACCATAACTAACTGCTCCATTTTCATCTTCTAATAAATTGGCTTTAGATGAATTAACCACATTACCAATAATCCCTGTAGCATAAACTCTTAAAGGATTTAAATCTTGTTCATTGTCAAGTGAGATTGTACTTGCActttttggtggtggtggaggaggaggagcATATAAAAGGCATggaatttttgaatataatgTGGCttgaaatttataatattggTCACCTCCTTGTAGTTCAACGCTATTTTTGGTAAATCCTGGGAATGAATTATAACCACctaaataaaatttatcTGAAGGATGAATTGGTGTAACTttactattgttgttgttattgaatGAATATATTCCACCTAATTGAGCTTGGAATTTAGTagtgaaaaattcattgaataatgatttatataaattgatcAGGAAATCagttttaataaattcattacGATTATTAACATTTAATTGTTCTTGATTCGAAGAAATTTCtccattaaataataattcataaCCATTTTTAGGGAAATTTTTCAGTTGTTCAtgtaaaaattcaattttttgaaattttaattgatttaatatagatgattttaaaaattgtccattaaaaaatttaattgaatcaaaattcCCATCAtctaaatttattaaattccgttttaaaagttgaaatccagtgaaaaaatttaaatcattagtagtagtagtagccTTGTTGCCACCATATAGTAAACCTAATTTCCCACCAAtgatttcttgttttgtATCTTGCCAAActtcattattttcttgatttaattgaaaatcaattaaaaatttgaattttggatttttcaaatatgaTATAAATTTCCCATTAGCAATTAAATGATCTAATGGTTTATAAGGATTATAATCTACTCCAATAGATATTAATTCCCCATTACCATTAAAATTATGATTAATATggtttaattttaaatttaaatattcttcattattaaaatttaaaaacCCTTGATTATTACTTAAATTAATCGCCagtaaatcaattaatattttagtAATTAATGAAGGTTCTTTATTAtaagatttaattttattagaagataaagaataataattatctggtaatatttgaatggcaactttattgaaaatccctgtttcaattaatttcgATTGCAGggatttaattttattaatcaattgaagaaatgtTAAATCACCAGTTTGTAATATCggtgataataaattttggaaaaattgattagaAAATGATTCACCACCAACGACTTCAATTTTAGTTAAATAAATTGGTAAATTGGTTGattcttgtaaatattgttcttcaattaatttactTTTCAAATCAGGATTAGTATTTACTTGAAGCTCAACCATTGTTGGGGTGTATAGGATGTTACcttttttgataatgaatatGTATGTAAGAGTGAATCAATCGAAGTATTTGGTGTCAATGTGCTGTTGGTGTTGATGGTGgtgatctttttttttttgggagtGGTTGCTGTAATCAAAAACTATTAATTTGGTTGCTGCAATTTTATTGGTTCATTGTCCACGACATATTTTTaacttcaacaacaataacaacaaatacCGAGGAGGAAAAGTTATGTTACTCTTagattgattaattaattaattactgcaaaaaaaaaaaaaaaaaaggttgAAATATTCTTCACTAATACCAAGTATTCCATACAGAAAAGAACTTCTGTGTCTACTATTATATTTGTCTAAATAATGAGTTTTCATAAACATAATCTATACTATAagctcttttttttttttttttttttttttgatggtACCATTTAGTTAACTTCTATATTCAACTGTTGCACCATCATAAGCtaaatctaataattttgaattacATTCAATACCTTCTTgtttaaatatttcaatgaCATCATTagcaattttttcaaatccatCAGTAGCAAGACATAAAATAGTTGGACCAGCACCTGATAAACAAATCCCACATAATCCAGGATAATTTTCTGGagttattttcattaaaacATTATTCAATCCAGGGATTAATCCAAATCTATAAGGTTGATGTAATTTATCTTTCATagattgataaatcaatttatgaCTTGGAGGATCTTGAGTTAAAGCTGTTGTTAAAATGGCAATTCTTTGtaaattataaacaatatcttgtaattgataattctttGGTAATACTGAACGAGAAAGATCAgttgataattcaaaattagGGATTATAGTAAGacatttaatttttttattccaATTATATCTAACATATTGACCAATATTaactggtggtggttgacaaataattttatcTTGTGGAGTAATAATTTGTCCCTGGTTAATTTTTGGTAAAATATATTCTAATGGGACGGTGGTTAACTGTGAATcttttgatgataattcattaagATAAGATCCAATAAATCCTCCAAGCATAGCAGCAGCAATATTATCTGGATGTCTTTCAATCATAAGACAATAATCCAATAATCGATATTTGTCTAATTTTAAATTCCCAATTTCATTACCTAAATATACTCCAGCAACAATAGCACTTGCCAGTGATCCTAATCCTCGACCTAATGGAATTGGATTATTAACGTGAATATGAGTTCCTCGAGGGAAATCTTTAATACCATTACATCTCATAACATATAATGCTGTTTGAGtaattaaattttcattagATTCAAAAGGAACTTTCCCATCTCCTTCATAACTTAATAAGGCATGATGAGGATCAGATGAAGTATCAATATTAGGATCAATAGTGACAGTAATGGTTAAATAAAGTTCTAAACCTATACCTAAAACATCAAAACCTGGCCCTATATTAGCCGATGATGCTGGaactttgattttaaaCGAAGAAATGCTCATATGAACAAGGGGGGTGACTGGTAAACTGGTTGTTTGTCaatgttgttgaaaagaagattgaaaaattttttgttttgaataaaccaaatggaatgttttttttttttacgaACGGCCGACAAATCCCTACCGATACCGCCCTACatatagaaaaaaatttaattgagtcatcatcatcataataataacttgAAACAACTTTAAACAACCTgcctctttcttttttaaatggtttattttataatataatcTAATTCTATATGTATCATATATTTGTATGTAAAAGTATATGTATAAGCCAACTaaataacaatagaaagaaagaagaaaaaacagAATTTATAGTCTTAATGGGAAGAAACACCCATACCTTTTTAAAACATACAAGTTTCTCTTTTTTCCCAAATAATTCTTGCTGGTTCAGTAGGTAAAACCACCATTGAAGAATAATCAGGATCTGGTACTCTATTACCTTCAACAGTCCATCttaaattataaacaaaagTAGTCAAAATAGTTCCTAATTGAACATAAGCAAATTGTTCACCAATACATCTATgtctaccaccaccaaatgGTAAATAAGGTGAAGAAACCCCTTTGGAGATTTTCCCAAATCCATAATCAACTTCATcagaagaattgaatgaaacAGAATTGGCTTTGGCAGCAGCAGTATCCCATCTAGTTggatcaaaattattaggattatcaaaatatctTTCACTAGTATGAGCATAACCAGGAGAAACTAATACATAATGACCTCTTGGAACAACATAATTGGTTTCTGGAATTCTTAATGGATTTTTAACTTTTCTGAAAATAGAATGTAATGGCATATGCATTCTAAGAGTTTCCTTAATAGTATTAGTAACAGAAGgtaatttttgtaaatcttCATAAGTtaaatcattcaaatcACCACCTTTTTCCTTTAACAATTCAACAACTTCTTGATATATAGCATCTTGTAAATGAGGTTTTTCACCTAAATGTAATAAGAACCATGCAGAAGTAGAAGCAGAAGTATGTTGACCACCCATAAGAATACCAATTAAAAGATTGGCAATTTCTTGATCAGTCATTTTCACACCATCTTTATAAGTAGAATGAGTCAAtaaagaatcaattaaatcacGACTTGGATCAATATCACCACGTTCTCTTCTCAgtttaatttctttcatATAAGTAGCagaaattttcttttgagCAGCATCACGTCTCCAATAATGAGGTAAAGGTAAATTAgggaaaacaaaattaatgGGAGTAAAACCTTTATCTAAATCAGAATATAATTGAGCAAATGAACGATCGAAAAGTTTTCTAACATCATCACCAAACAAAGATCTTGAAGCTGTGAAAATAGTAATTTCTGGTTGAGTTTTCATAATATTAGCAACTCcatgatttttttctttcaatttaaaactttcatcattaacaaAATAATCCAAAATTTCTTCTCTAATTTTTGGAACATATCTTTTAAATGATTCAGTAGTAAGAGCAAATTTAGcaaatttcttttgttcCATTAATCTTGAATTTGGACAATCATAAATAACTCCTTTACCGAAAACGGGTGTAGTCAAATGTTTATAAGCATCTTCAGCGGAAACATCCGATAATTTAgcattgaaaataaattcatGACCTTTTGGACCTAAATAAACCGTCATAATTTTCCCTAATAAcataaatgaaaatatatcACCATGTTTTTGACGACatgattcaaaaaattcataAGGTTTTTGACCAAAAGAAGCAGCAGAACCAAACCAAGGAATCCAATAAAACACTAATGGGGCTCTATCTTTTCttaatgaatataaatattgccatattaaattataaacaaatGGTACTCCCAATAAGATTGTGATTTGTTGAGTAACACTAAGggataaaaaataattaatgcCATCAATGGCAGTTTCAACAATAGCCATATTGAATAATGATCAATTCCCcttttaaaagaattatatatatatgtgtgtgtaGGTAAAAGAAGACAAGTTAAGTGGAAAGAAGattgaataaattcttttccttgtctatttatataaagaagtagaagaagagaaagagaaaaaaattattgtatgatgttattttttttttttttttttttcattctatGAATTGATTCTCTACCAAAGAATATACGATCATACATacaaatcttttttttttttaccaatCGGGTACGATATATTTACAAccaattcattcattcattcatccACCcattctttctctttctctctttctGATCTCTATACATATTATGACCTGCTACTATTCTTGTAGTTCTCATTTATTAGATTCTAAATAAACCATCCTCATCTTGTATTGCTCTTTTACTTTATCTCTTTCAATCTTTGGCAGACGTCGTGTGGCTGTTGACAAACAACAACCCTAATAATGTCGTggcaattttttgatttttctcGTTTAGATATAAACAAAGATCAATGTCGTCGTATAACTCATGTATTTTTGTAGCTCGCGCCACGCACAGTGCGCATGCCCATCCCACCactcctcctcctcctcctaACCTCCACgacatttttcttttattgtttaGTGTCCTGtcctttccttttcctttcttaCTATGCACCAGTAATATCGAAGTTGATTGTAATCTTTTATAAATTGTAATCAACTGATGGAAATAAGAACCTTTCTATTACacaattacaattacaatGGAAATAACGGCCATTTTATAAAGTTATTCCCGGCTAATCTTATATCCAACCggttttttttcaactatTTATGTGCATACGACAAGATAGTCTATGTCTAGTCCTAGGTATTGCGGAGGTGAAGGGAATTAGGGGGGAGAGGGGATGTTCCTAATCGTTTTTGAATCTCTTTCGTACTCTGCGTCGTTCGCTTATTTCATCACACATGATGACCGTAATTGGTCTTTATGGGGGAGGCTGGTAAACCCTATTAACCTAACCAGTTTGTATTGGTGTTATACAAACAAACAGGGATATTCTAGTTTACCaagaatcaaattgtttggttttttaATAGCATGCGATGACAGCATGGTAGTTGTATTGGTAACCAATGGGTTATATTCTCTCCTAAACCTACCTTGACTAGCGTATCCCTTTCGCTGTTTGGTTTATATACCCAAAGTTTAGCTGGGTAAAACATCTTTCCTCTCTTTGCTACAATTTGGGGTGTGTTTATAGTTATATATTCTAGCTAGCTATCCTTTAACCACTTCTACATTTCTAGCTCATAATGAAACCTAGTATCTTATTATCGTTACAAATAAACTTATAAATATTAGATTATCTCAAAATCTTTGTAtgtacatatatatatatatttattcatttcattaaaaaaatcaatcaaccTAAAACTTAAACCCAAACTTATACAtaaaaaatctaaaaaCTAGAACCTTGTTAAAGCaacattatttgatgattacatatcttcatcaattacTAAACCTAACATTCTTGCCTTTAATACTAATTCATCATGTTCTTGTTTcattctttcatttttcatttctaaaaatttaatatattcaataGATTTAGCTAATATTGTTcctttattcaattttcttGCTGGTTCTAATCCttctaaatcaataacttcttcttcttcctcttcctcttcttcttgtccctcctcttcatcatcatttggTTCGTGTTCTTGCTCTTCTATTTCCATTAATccatcaaattcatcatcataatcttCCGATTGTTTTAATCGATTAGATGAATTTTGTAATATTCCTAATTGATCATCATTATAATTTcccccaccaccactaccacaattgttattattattgaaaccGATTGTCCCAGTATTTATATAACTGGTAGTACCCCCATTATTCATAATTAAAcctttattaatattaatcatttcatcatcagaaGAATCATATTCTGGATTCTTGCCACTAGTAGTAGCAATACTACTATTACGTctatgttgttgttgttgatgttgatgttgttgcattaataatttctctCGTTGCTTTTTTTGTGCTAATATTCTTAATGTAGGAACCGAATTTTGTAAAGcattaaatttatcattaattttatttcgATATCGTTGTTCAATTACATTATGAGCTGATTTAATTCTTGGTCTTCCAGGATGAGGATTATGATTTATCATATTTGTTGgttcattaataattgttgatgtagttgatgaagatgaggAAGGTTCAATCTTGATTTTCCGACCTCTACTCTTTGTTGGGGCATTAGATGTACTAGGAGTAGTGGTTAATGGACTAGTATGTACATTTAATGGTGATATTGGTGATGACCCTGGTAACATAGAATTGGAATTACTTGATgatgtggttgtggttgtggtggtagtggtaatTGGAGTATTGGTTGGTCTTCCTTGTGAAACTGCTGAGGAGGAAGACGATGTTCCTGTTGTTGTCGTGGTACCAAATGTTATTTGTGATGCTTGTTCAGTTAAcgattttgaattttgataatCTAAAACGGAAGAAGAAccagaagatgaagatgatcgtttaattgaatttgagtTTCGACTTTTCTTACTTCCTTTAGAAccaatatttttattgatattagATTTTATTGATGTTAGGGATGTTTCCATGGACATTGGTGATTGTAAATTCGAATTAAATTCTTGATTAGATTTTATTCTTTGATGATTAGACATTGATTGAGGAATATTACCCATTCTTGAATGAGGACTCACCTGATCTTGAAATACAGATCCTTGAGGAacttgttgctgttgttgctgttg
Encoded proteins:
- a CDS encoding exodeoxyribonuclease, putative (Similar to S. cerevisiae EXO1;~In S. cerevisiae: 5'-3' exonuclease and flap-endonuclease involved in recombination, double-strand break repair and DNA mismatch repair), whose protein sequence is MGVNGLLQVLKEIQDPCSLERYRGQTLAIDTYGWLHRALVSCAEELCLGKPTRKYVTAILNKIQMLNHFGITPYFVFDGASLPTKQETNRERQLKRQEAKELAEKYIAANNQKLAYKQYMKAAYVTSQMAKSVMCELDNLSIKYIVAPYEADPQMVYLEKMGVVDGILSEDSDLLIFGCKKLITKLKDDGTCVEINRDKFDKVKEIPYLNQYNMEQLRLVAMLSGCDYTKGVPGIGLRTAFQLVRKYNNFTKVLIALRSMGKKIPDNFIDEVKLANLAFQFQKVFDPTNQKLTTLNEYPQNNREVDDYDDETLLENCCGKTFTDEIYQKLCNGKIHPNTHEILVSREQSLTVLKSESVYSPNSQQIEKNYNQASNATIAHRSRSEGAICQAGNGKSILDLLSISKKVTITNTTTTTANGSQLESCNNDKQMKTPERKLLKRSVKFEEIKLSPTSKKLRKLVATATTTTTNDTSAATPSPNVTTSKFFTPKSHPIDKIQPANPTTKENSIKPDWDSSLIDDSEITDYDQAHHHESSDKPVDTKNILDDLTDNDNDHEEEEEETNFNKIKLDPIVDLKQSPQSDNGFDICSNDDEIEESPIKNRVGTVVGGQEQVRTRLIALKESFSYQSTTTKSTHQFLKPDKPNNERKRIPLQPKNINQIQQKSPTKSIKLNRKVDHRHQGYRNNNNVDISKAVSTVNSRSTIDIRQFAYKKQQT
- a CDS encoding Sam50p-like protein, putative (Similar to S. cerevisiae SAM50); this encodes MVELQVNTNPDLKSKLIEEQYLQESTNLPIYLTKIEVVGGESFSNQFFQNLLSPILQTGDLTFLQLINKIKSSQSKLIETGIFNKVAIQILPDNYYSLSSNKIKSYNKEPSLITKILIDLSAINLSNNQGFLNFNNEEYLNLKLNHINHNFNGNGELISIGVDYNPYKPLDHLIANGKFISYLKNPKFKFLIDFQLNQENNEVWQDTKQEIIGGKLGLLYGGNKATTTTNDLNFFTGFQLLKRNLINLDDGNFDSIKFFNGQFLKSSILNQLKFQKIEFLHEQSKNFPKNGYELLFNGEISSNQEQLNVNNRNEFIKTDFSINLYKSLFNEFFTTKFQAQLGGIYSFNNNNNSKVTPIHPSDKFYLGGYNSFPGFTKNSVELQGGDQYYKFQATLYSKIPCLLYAPPPPPPPKSASTISLDNEQDLNPLRVYATGIIGNVVNSSKANLLEDENGAVSYGFGLKYFNNWANFDIGYYFSKRLGFTNDGNTNTAGIKDGLHFSISIGGSNNN
- a CDS encoding homoserine kinase, putative (Similar to S. cerevisiae THR1;~In S. cerevisiae: required for threonine biosynthesis), with protein sequence MSISSFKIKVPASSANIGPGFDVLGIGLELYLTITVTIDPNIDTSSDPHHALLSYEGDGKVPFESNENLITQTALYVMRCNGIKDFPRGTHIHVNNPIPLGRGLGSSASAIVAGVYLGNEIGNLKLDKYRLLDYCLMIERHPDNIAAAMLGGFIGSYLNELSSKDSQLTTVPLEYILPKINQGQIITPQDKIICQPPPVNIGQYVRYNWNKKIKCLTIIPNFELSTDLSRSVLPKNYQLQDIVYNLQRIAILTTALTQDPPSHKLIYQSMKDKLHQPYRFGLIPGLNNVLMKITPENYPGLCGICLSGAGPTILCLATDGFEKIANDVIEIFKQEGIECNSKLLDLAYDGATVEYRS
- the ERG11 gene encoding lanosterol 14-alpha demethylase, encoding MAIVETAIDGINYFLSLSVTQQITILLGVPFVYNLIWQYLYSLRKDRAPLVFYWIPWFGSAASFGQKPYEFFESCRQKHGDIFSFMLLGKIMTVYLGPKGHEFIFNAKLSDVSAEDAYKHLTTPVFGKGVIYDCPNSRLMEQKKFAKFALTTESFKRYVPKIREEILDYFVNDESFKLKEKNHGVANIMKTQPEITIFTASRSLFGDDVRKLFDRSFAQLYSDLDKGFTPINFVFPNLPLPHYWRRDAAQKKISATYMKEIKSRRERGDIDPSRDLIDSLLTHSTYKDGVKMTDQEIANLLIGILMGGQHTSASTSAWFLLHLGEKPHLQDAIYQEVVELLKEKGGDLNDLTYEDLQKLPSVTNTIKETLRMHMPLHSIFRKVKNPLRIPETNYVVPRGHYVLVSPGYAHTSERYFDNPNNFDPTRWDTAAAKANSVSFNSSDEVDYGFGKISKGVSSPYLPFGGGRHRCIGEQFAYVQLGTILTTFVYNLRWTVEGNRVPDPDYSSMVVLPTEPARIIWEKRETCMF
- a CDS encoding helix-loop-helix DNA binding protein, putative, with the translated sequence MIFKLNDYNAFLTSLFDKNNEQLQRHQLQNYNQSQNSDTIMTFPNSNNNNNNNSNSNMNSNIVDDENNNNNSSSSYHQNGGFPVDFDFGLAPPPFVTDLPHNNNSNTNGNSKYFNLPSNGTTTTTNGFQNIDYELPSNTEFIAEIGAYVKDTKSNNNNNNNGRNKTDNFSSKNLNNNNSNQRNTTTTTPTKQNNNSNNNDGVVVNDIDQFSRFNAFETNLGDPMILEQDEQMNSSNSPMIFNLNDQMGNNFNNEVTRNSQYSNYQQQQQQQQQQQQQQQQQQQQVPQGSVFQDQVSPHSRMGNIPQSMSNHQRIKSNQEFNSNLQSPMSMETSLTSIKSNINKNIGSKGSKKSRNSNSIKRSSSSSGSSSVLDYQNSKSLTEQASQITFGTTTTTGTSSSSSAVSQGRPTNTPITTTTTTTTTSSSNSNSMLPGSSPISPLNVHTSPLTTTPSTSNAPTKSRGRKIKIEPSSSSSTTSTIINEPTNMINHNPHPGRPRIKSAHNVIEQRYRNKINDKFNALQNSVPTLRILAQKKQREKLLMQQHQHQQQQHRRNSSIATTSGKNPEYDSSDDEMININKGLIMNNGGTTSYINTGTIGFNNNNNCGSGGGGNYNDDQLGILQNSSNRLKQSEDYDDEFDGLMEIEEQEHEPNDDEEEGQEEEEEEEEEVIDLEGLEPARKLNKGTILAKSIEYIKFLEMKNERMKQEHDELVLKARMLGLVIDEDM